A genomic segment from Ancylothrix sp. D3o encodes:
- a CDS encoding phosphotransacetylase family protein yields the protein MAKSAKCLLIGSTEAYSGKSATIVGIAHHLHSKGIEIAYGKPLGTCLSQKENGVDEDVRFISKTLDLPENRLISPLAFLDEATISKRLHNEDTTCYSQTLKQSIQLTDHTLVLLEGGSTLDEGILLNLSLVEISEVLEAPVLLVARFKSALTTGVVLAAKQRLGKRLLGVFLNDIPPDQVETAQTVAKPFLESRGVPVLGILPRSGLLRSASVHELAHRLKAEVLCRPDRLDLMVESLTIGAMNVNAAIKYFSERRNMAVVTGGDRSDIQMAALESNTQCLILTGHIAPTQMVLTRAEELEVPILSVDLDTLTTVEIIEQALGQVRLQEPIKVHYMIQLMGEHFDTDRLVALLGLETALPAR from the coding sequence GTGGCGAAATCCGCTAAATGTCTGCTAATTGGCTCAACAGAGGCTTACAGTGGCAAATCGGCCACCATTGTAGGTATCGCCCATCATCTACACTCCAAAGGCATAGAAATTGCCTACGGTAAACCCCTGGGAACTTGCCTCAGCCAGAAAGAAAATGGCGTTGATGAAGACGTGCGCTTCATCTCCAAAACTTTAGACCTACCAGAGAACCGGCTCATCTCTCCTTTAGCCTTTTTAGATGAAGCCACTATATCAAAACGCCTTCACAACGAAGACACCACCTGCTACTCTCAAACTCTCAAACAAAGCATTCAACTCACCGATCACACTTTGGTACTCCTTGAAGGCGGAAGCACCCTCGATGAAGGCATTCTCTTGAACTTGTCCCTCGTCGAAATTTCAGAAGTCCTCGAAGCGCCGGTGCTTTTAGTCGCTCGCTTTAAATCAGCCCTCACTACCGGCGTGGTTTTAGCAGCCAAACAACGATTAGGCAAACGTCTACTAGGAGTCTTCCTCAACGACATCCCCCCAGATCAAGTAGAAACTGCCCAAACAGTCGCAAAACCCTTTCTCGAATCTCGCGGAGTCCCCGTCTTGGGCATCCTCCCTCGAAGCGGTTTACTGCGAAGTGCCAGCGTCCATGAACTAGCCCACAGACTAAAGGCTGAAGTTTTGTGTCGGCCTGACCGTTTAGATTTAATGGTAGAAAGCTTGACAATTGGGGCAATGAATGTTAATGCAGCCATTAAATATTTTTCTGAACGTCGGAATATGGCAGTAGTCACCGGCGGCGACCGATCAGACATTCAAATGGCAGCCCTCGAAAGCAACACTCAATGTCTTATTCTCACCGGCCACATTGCCCCAACACAAATGGTACTCACGCGCGCCGAAGAACTCGAAGTACCCATCCTCTCCGTTGATCTCGACACTCTCACCACTGTAGAAATCATCGAACAAGCTCTAGGTCAAGTCCGCCTCCAAGAACCGATCAAAGTTCATTACATGATTCAACTCATGGGCGAACATTTTGACACAGACCGGCTGGTGGCGTTGCTTGGACTAGAAACTGCTCTACCGGCACGGTAA
- a CDS encoding carotenoid oxygenase family protein — protein sequence MELDFWPSLPTLLVGRFEQRTVQFHLIVGVLILSSILRFQVNPETKKPTLYGSIARFDHQTGILTEANLPENSYPTEPIYAADAENPEKGWILTVVFNGLENSSEV from the coding sequence ATGGAGCTTGATTTTTGGCCATCTCTTCCAACACTTCTGGTAGGTAGATTTGAGCAAAGAACCGTACAGTTTCATCTAATTGTGGGGGTGTTAATTCTCTCTAGTATTCTAAGATTCCAGGTTAACCCAGAAACTAAAAAACCGACGCTTTACGGAAGCATTGCAAGATTTGACCACCAAACCGGCATCCTCACAGAAGCCAACCTTCCAGAAAACTCATATCCAACCGAACCCATCTATGCAGCCGATGCAGAAAACCCAGAGAAAGGATGGATATTAACAGTGGTGTTTAATGGGCTAGAAAATAGCAGTGAAGTGTGA
- a CDS encoding NAD(P)-dependent alcohol dehydrogenase: MYKTKAYSAAGATSPLSYSTVQRRDPTEHDVQIEILFCGICHSDVHSVRNEWSDFVSTTYPIVPGHEIVGRVTQVGSAVTKYKAGDLVGVGCMVDSDRTCPHCKAGFEQFCQNVIFTYNSPDKHKTAPVTYGGYSDSIVVDESFVLRVPDNLNLAGVAPLLCAGITTYSPLRHWGVSEGKKVGVVGLGGLGHMGVKFAHAFGAHVVVFTTSPGKKEDALRLGADEVVVSRNAEEMQKHVGSFDFILDTVSAKHDINAYLNLLHRDGNITLVGAPEKPLEVAAFSLIMGRRSLSGSIIGGIAETQEMLDFCGEHNITADVEVIPIQKVNEAYERLLKSDVKYRFSIDMASLKSQ; encoded by the coding sequence ATGTATAAAACAAAAGCCTACTCCGCTGCCGGTGCAACATCGCCACTGTCCTACAGCACAGTTCAGCGACGCGATCCAACCGAACACGATGTACAGATTGAGATTCTTTTCTGCGGTATCTGCCACTCTGATGTCCATTCGGTGCGTAATGAGTGGAGCGATTTCGTATCTACTACCTACCCAATAGTCCCCGGCCATGAGATTGTCGGGCGTGTTACTCAGGTCGGTTCGGCAGTAACAAAATACAAGGCAGGGGATCTCGTGGGGGTTGGCTGCATGGTTGATTCAGACCGTACTTGCCCCCATTGCAAAGCTGGCTTTGAGCAGTTTTGCCAAAATGTAATCTTCACTTACAACTCCCCAGACAAGCACAAGACTGCTCCCGTCACATACGGGGGCTACTCTGATAGCATTGTTGTTGATGAAAGCTTTGTTCTGCGCGTTCCCGACAATCTCAATCTCGCCGGGGTGGCGCCGCTCCTCTGTGCTGGAATTACAACGTACTCGCCCCTGCGCCACTGGGGCGTTAGCGAGGGCAAAAAAGTTGGTGTAGTCGGTTTAGGTGGGCTGGGTCACATGGGTGTGAAGTTTGCCCATGCGTTCGGGGCCCACGTTGTCGTTTTCACTACCTCGCCCGGCAAAAAGGAAGACGCACTCCGCCTCGGTGCCGATGAAGTGGTGGTTTCTCGCAATGCTGAGGAGATGCAGAAGCACGTTGGCAGCTTCGATTTCATCCTTGATACCGTCTCCGCCAAGCACGACATCAACGCCTACCTCAACCTGCTGCACCGCGACGGCAATATTACTCTGGTCGGTGCACCGGAGAAGCCTCTGGAAGTCGCAGCATTCAGCCTAATCATGGGCCGGCGCAGTCTCTCTGGCTCTATCATTGGCGGCATTGCTGAAACCCAGGAGATGCTCGACTTTTGTGGCGAACATAATATCACTGCTGATGTCGAAGTTATTCCCATCCAGAAGGTTAACGAAGCCTACGAACGACTGCTTAAATCGGATGTGAAGTACCGCTTCTCTATTGACATGGCTTCTCTGAAATCTCAATAA